In Luteitalea sp. TBR-22, one genomic interval encodes:
- a CDS encoding radical SAM protein, which yields MKAQDLRDRARATLAREAGALVKPHGQRLRVALAFPNTYSIGMSNLGFQTVYRLFNEMDDVVCERVFLPPRQELQEQRAAGLKLLTIESQTPVKEFDVFAFSVSFEWDYPNVLTMLRLAGLPIYASERQQGRDPLVVLGGAVTFVNPEPLALFADVVAAGEGEVLVPTLVQKIREATGRASLLESLGHERGFYIPSAWTPEYAPDGTLRGMVGDPARGGAAPVRKAAVKGTDLLDPPHTQVFTPDTELGSRFLIEVVRGCANLCRFCWAGYNYLPVRAFDTGRILALAEAARPYANRVGLVSIALCDHPDIELILERLAGMGYSISPASLRLDDLNERIVRRLVDSGERGVTIAPEAGSDRLRRVINKTFTNEEILDKAQLLFANGVENLKLYFMIGLPTETDEDLVAMRDLTAQLRGIMLDQQRSRGRIGRIVASVNPLIPKPGTAYQWLPMEDPAITDRKAKRLKKLVADLDNVYFTVKSERHSYYQALMSLGDRRVAPVIDIVERNGGNWREAVEAAGVDAAFYIFRDRSRDAFMPWDVIDAGMKDAFFRSEFDKGMRGEWTLPPKRQQENARLLPVLP from the coding sequence ATGAAGGCGCAGGACCTCCGCGATCGTGCCCGGGCCACTCTGGCCCGCGAAGCTGGCGCACTCGTGAAACCGCACGGGCAGCGCCTCCGCGTCGCGCTCGCCTTCCCGAACACCTACAGCATCGGGATGTCGAACCTCGGCTTCCAGACCGTCTACCGTCTCTTCAACGAGATGGACGACGTGGTCTGCGAGCGGGTGTTCCTGCCGCCGCGGCAGGAACTGCAGGAGCAGCGCGCCGCCGGCCTCAAGCTCCTGACGATCGAGTCGCAGACCCCGGTCAAGGAGTTCGACGTCTTCGCGTTCTCGGTCTCCTTCGAATGGGACTACCCGAACGTGCTGACGATGCTGCGGCTGGCGGGGCTGCCCATCTACGCGTCGGAACGACAGCAGGGGCGCGACCCGCTGGTGGTGCTCGGCGGGGCGGTCACGTTCGTCAACCCCGAGCCCCTCGCGCTGTTTGCCGACGTCGTCGCCGCCGGCGAGGGCGAGGTGCTGGTGCCGACGCTCGTGCAGAAGATCCGCGAGGCCACCGGCCGCGCGTCGCTGCTCGAGTCGCTGGGCCACGAGCGGGGCTTCTACATCCCGTCGGCGTGGACCCCCGAGTACGCGCCCGACGGCACCCTGCGCGGCATGGTGGGCGATCCGGCACGCGGCGGCGCGGCACCGGTGCGGAAGGCGGCCGTCAAGGGCACCGACCTGCTCGATCCGCCCCACACGCAGGTGTTCACGCCCGACACCGAACTGGGATCGCGATTCCTCATCGAGGTGGTGCGCGGCTGCGCCAACCTGTGCCGGTTCTGCTGGGCAGGCTACAACTACCTGCCGGTGCGCGCGTTCGACACCGGCCGTATCCTCGCGCTGGCCGAGGCAGCCCGGCCCTACGCCAATCGCGTCGGCCTGGTGTCGATCGCCCTGTGCGACCACCCGGACATCGAGCTGATTCTCGAGCGGCTGGCCGGGATGGGGTACTCGATCAGCCCGGCGTCGCTGCGCCTCGACGACCTGAACGAACGCATCGTGCGTCGCCTGGTCGACAGTGGCGAGCGCGGCGTGACCATCGCGCCGGAGGCCGGATCGGACCGGCTGCGGCGGGTGATCAACAAGACGTTCACCAACGAGGAGATCCTCGACAAGGCCCAGCTGCTGTTTGCCAACGGCGTCGAGAACCTCAAGCTGTACTTCATGATCGGCCTGCCCACCGAGACCGACGAGGACCTGGTGGCGATGCGGGACCTGACCGCGCAACTGCGCGGCATCATGCTCGACCAGCAGCGCAGCCGCGGCCGCATCGGCCGGATCGTCGCCAGCGTGAACCCGCTGATCCCCAAGCCGGGCACGGCGTACCAGTGGCTGCCGATGGAGGATCCCGCCATCACCGACAGGAAGGCCAAGCGGCTGAAGAAGCTGGTGGCCGACCTCGACAACGTGTACTTCACGGTCAAGTCGGAGCGGCACTCGTACTACCAGGCACTGATGTCGCTCGGCGACCGGCGCGTCGCGCCGGTCATCGACATCGTGGAGCGCAACGGCGGCAACTGGCGCGAGGCCGTGGAGGCAGCGGGCGTCGACGCGGCCTTCTACATCTTCCGCGACCGCAGCCGTGACGCGTTCATGCCGTGGGACGTCATCGATGCCGGCATGAAGGACGCGTTCTTCCGCAGCGAGTTCGACAAGGGGATGCGCGGCGAATGGACGCTGCCCCCCAAGCGCCAGCAGGAGAACGCCAGGCTCCTGCCCGTGTTGCCCTGA